A stretch of DNA from Pirellulales bacterium:
CGGGAGGGTAGTTCAAGGGACAGTCGCCTTTGGAATGTAGGATTCGCCATTCCTTTTCATACGCCCAGCACTCCGCCTTAATTAGCCAGAGGTCAATTACGTTGGCTAACGCATCATCGGCATTGGCGAGAATCTTGTCCGCATCAAGAACTGGAAAGCAGTCACGGTACTTTACGGCCGCCAATGCTCCTTGGCCTAATGCGATGGTATTGGAAAACTCCATACAGAGGCCAAGGTGTCCGTTTGCGTAGTGAGACCACATTAAGAGATGGTCGCTCAACTCAGAAAAGCAACAGACTCCCTGTAGGACGTTCCCAATGGAATTGCTGATTGAAGTCTGTAGCGCATTCATGGCTAACTGCTGGAGATAAGCCGCGTGGCTTTTGTCCATCTGAGCAATCAACTGAATGGCCTCAGGATTGGTCTTCAGAATCCGTTCTTGAACTCTCTCCGTCGTTGGATCGGAGAGAACAATATCCAAGGCACAATCAAACGGATCATTGAAGCTTCTGAGATTTGCAAACCAGAGACTATTTGCCGCGAGTCCGGCAATATCCTGTAACGTGCCGGGGCGATACCGATAAAGCTTGCTCGGTTATTCCATCGCGTCTTCTCCAAACAGAACGAGCCGCCCAATCTGTCGGGCGCCTTAGGCGATTCTCAATAGCGATCGGTCACGCGGTCGTTTCATCCCAACGCCCGTCATTCGCATTGTGGTCATTGCGTGAACCTTGCTCGCCTTGTCAAAGACCGCACGATTCGATACTGCCTTTCGTGTGCCCGTCCCCCATTTCGAGTGGGGCGGTTGATCTCCACACTCCATGACAGATGCGAGTGGAAAGGCGTAAAAG
This window harbors:
- a CDS encoding DUF2971 domain-containing protein translates to MDIVLSDPTTERVQERILKTNPEAIQLIAQMDKSHAAYLQQLAMNALQTSISNSIGNVLQGVCCFSELSDHLLMWSHYANGHLGLCMEFSNTIALGQGALAAVKYRDCFPVLDADKILANADDALANVIDLWLIKAECWAYEKEWRILHSKGDCPLNYPPESLTAVYLGALMPENQQLLIKKLLEGTGTKVCKMRLEKASFKLVA